CGACTCCGCGCGGCTGCTCGAGGTGAAGGCGGGCGAACCCTTGGCGGATCGCCACGTCCGCGACCTGCCGGATCGCCTGCGCGCCGGCGACATCCTGGTGCTCAACGACACCCGCGTGATCCCGGCCCGCCTGAAGGGCGCGCGGCTGCGCGGCGACAACCAGACGCAGGTCGAAGCGACCCTGCACCGGCGCCTGGGCCAGGACGCCTGGAGCGCCTTCATGCGTCCGGGCAAACGGCTGACGCCCGGCGATCGGATCGTCTTTGCGCCGCTCTATCCTGAGGCGGTCCTCCCAGGTCCGCTGGAGGCTAACATCCGCGCCAAAGGAGAGGGCGGCGAGATCGACCTCGTCTTCGACCTGTCCGGCGCGGCCCTCGACACCGCCATCGCCGCCCATGGCGCGATGCCCCTTCCGCCCTATATCGCCGCCAAGCGTGGCGAGGACGAACGCGACCGCGCCGACTACCAGACTGTCTACGCCGCGGAGGACGGCTCGGTGGCCGCGCCGACCGCGGGCCTGCACTTCACGCCGGAGCTCTTCGCCCGCCTGGCGGAACGCGGCGTCGAGATGGCCTTCGTCACGCTGCATGTGGGCGCCGGCACCTTCCTGCCGGTGAAGACCGAGGATCTGTCCGAACATCGCATGCACGCCGAGTGGGGCGAGATCGACGCCGCCACCGCCCAGCGTCTCACCGCCGCCCGCGCCGCCGGTCGGCGCGTGATCGCCGTCGGGACAACGTCGCTGCGCCTGCTGGAGTCGGCGGCTGACGAGGCGGGCGTGATCCACCCGTTCTGCGATGAGACAGCGATCTTCATCACGCCCGGCTATCGCTTCCGCGCGGTTGATGGGCTCATGACAAACTTCCACCTGCCGAAGTCGACCCTGTTCATGCTGGTGAGCGCCTTCGCAGGCTACGGCGCCATGCGCGAAGCCTACGCCCACGCTATCGCGGCAGGTTACCGCTTCTACTCCTATGGCGACGCGAGCCTACTTTGGAGCGCCGCCTGATGGCGTTCCCGTTCAACATCCAGGCGACAGACGGCGCAGCGCGCACCGGCGTGCTGGAAACTCCCCGTGGAGACATCCGCACCCCGGCCTTCATGCCGGTGGGCACAGCGGCCACCGTCAAGGCGCTCAGCGTCGATCAGGTCCGCGCCGCGGGCTCCGATATCCTGTTGGGCAACACCTACCACCTGATGCTTCGCCCGACAGCCGAGCGGGTGAAGCGACTAGGGGGACTTCATCGGTTCATGCGTTGGAACCGGCCCATCCTGACGGATAGCGGCGGCTTTCAGGTCATGTCCTTGGGCAAGATCTCCAAAGTCACCGAAGACGCGGTGACCTTCCAGAGTCACATCGACGGGTCGCGCCACGCTCTGTCGCCGGAACGTTCGATCGAGATTCAGGCCGACCTGCTGGGTTCGGACATTGTCATGCAGTTGGACGAACTGGTGGCCCTTCCGGCGACGGGAGAACGCGCGGCGGACGCAATGCGGCGTTCCGCCCGTTGGGCCGCACGATCAAAGGCCGCCTTTGGGACGCGAGACCTGCAGGCGCTCTTCGGCATCCAG
This is a stretch of genomic DNA from Phenylobacterium immobile (ATCC 35973). It encodes these proteins:
- the queA gene encoding tRNA preQ1(34) S-adenosylmethionine ribosyltransferase-isomerase QueA, coding for MQLVDFDFKLPDSAIALRPASPRDSARLLEVKAGEPLADRHVRDLPDRLRAGDILVLNDTRVIPARLKGARLRGDNQTQVEATLHRRLGQDAWSAFMRPGKRLTPGDRIVFAPLYPEAVLPGPLEANIRAKGEGGEIDLVFDLSGAALDTAIAAHGAMPLPPYIAAKRGEDERDRADYQTVYAAEDGSVAAPTAGLHFTPELFARLAERGVEMAFVTLHVGAGTFLPVKTEDLSEHRMHAEWGEIDAATAQRLTAARAAGRRVIAVGTTSLRLLESAADEAGVIHPFCDETAIFITPGYRFRAVDGLMTNFHLPKSTLFMLVSAFAGYGAMREAYAHAIAAGYRFYSYGDASLLWSAA
- the tgt gene encoding tRNA guanosine(34) transglycosylase Tgt, which produces MMAFPFNIQATDGAARTGVLETPRGDIRTPAFMPVGTAATVKALSVDQVRAAGSDILLGNTYHLMLRPTAERVKRLGGLHRFMRWNRPILTDSGGFQVMSLGKISKVTEDAVTFQSHIDGSRHALSPERSIEIQADLLGSDIVMQLDELVALPATGERAADAMRRSARWAARSKAAFGTRDLQALFGIQQGGVDEALRRESAERLREIGFDGYAIGGLAVGEGHEAMCAVLDYAPAMMPRERPRYLMGVGKPIDIVEAVYRGIDMFDCVLPTRSGRHGQAWTWEGAINLKNARFAEDDTPLDSGGSVPATTEYSKAYLHHLVKSEEILGQVLLSWHNIAFFQQLMEAMRLAIAEGRMDAFRRDFRARQRTG